In a genomic window of Urocitellus parryii isolate mUroPar1 chromosome 2, mUroPar1.hap1, whole genome shotgun sequence:
- the LOC144253275 gene encoding uncharacterized protein LOC144253275 isoform X2 gives MAASTMSLCSSDLSYGSRVCQPGSCDSCPDSSWQVDDCPESCCEPPCCAPSCCQPSCCAPAPCLTLLCTPVSCVSRPCCQSVCTSSCSPSCCQQSSCQSDCSSCSPCQPSCCVSLCCKPVCCKPVCCKPVCCQSCCVSLCCKPVCCKPMCCKPVCCVPICSGASSSCCQQSSCQSDCCSSSPCQPSCCVPICCKPVCCYRPSSCVSLLCRPVCRPACCVPVSSCCASSCQPSCCHPASCVSLLCRPTCSRPACCGVSLGQRSCC, from the exons ATGGCCGCCTCCACCATGTCCCTCTGCTCCAGCGACCTGAGCTATGGCAGCCGTGTCTGCCAGCCCGGCTCCTGCGATTCCTGCCCCGACTCCTCCTGGCAGGTGGACGACTGCCCAGAGAGCTGCTGCGAGCCCCCCTGCTGCGCCCCCAGCTGCTGCCAGCCCAGCTGCTGcgccccagccccctgcctgaCCCTCCTCTGCACCCCAGTGAGCTGTGTGTCCAGACCCTGCTGCCAATCAGTCTGCACCAGCTCCTGCAGCCCCTCCTGCTGCCAGCAGTCTAGCTGCCAGTCTGATTGCTCCAGCTGCTCCCCCTGCCAGCCGTCCTGCTGTGTGTCCCTCTGCTGCAAGCCCGTGTGCTGCAAGCCTGTGTGCTGCAAGCCTGTGTGCTGT CAGTCCTGCTGCGTGTCCCTCTGCTGCAAGCCCGTGTGCTGCAAGCCCATGTGCTGCAAGCCCGTGTGCTGTGTGCCCATCTGCTCTGGagcttcctcctcctgctgccagcAGTCTAGCTGCCAATCTGACTGCTGCagctcctccccctgccagccGTCCTGCTGCGTGCCCATCTGCTGCAAGCCCGTCTGCTGCTACAGACCCTCCTCCTGCGTGTCCCTGCTCTGCCGCCCCGTGTGCAGGCCCGCCTGCTGCGTGCCCGTCTCCTCCTGCTGTGCCTCCTCCtgccagcccagctgctgccaCCCGGCCTCCTGCGTGTCCCTGCTCTGCCGTCCCACCTGCTCCCGCCCGGCCTGCTGTGGTGTCTCCTTGGGCCAGAGGTCCTGCTGCTGA
- the LOC144253275 gene encoding uncharacterized protein LOC144253275 isoform X1 produces MSLCSSDLSYGSRVCQPGSCDSCPDSSWQVDDCPESCCEPPCCAPSCCQPSCCAPAPCLTLLCTPVSCVSRPCCQSVCTSSCSPSCCQQSSCQSDCSSCSPCQPSCCVSLCCKPVCCKPVCCKPVCCVPICSEASSSCCQQSSCEPSCCSSSPCQQSCCKPMCCKPVCCVPICSGASSSCCQQSSCQSDCCSSSPCQPSCCVPICCKPVCCYRPSSCVSLLCRPVCRPACCVPVSSCCASSCQPSCCHPASCVSLLCRPTCSRPACCGVSLGQRSCC; encoded by the exons ATGTCCCTCTGCTCCAGCGACCTGAGCTATGGCAGCCGTGTCTGCCAGCCCGGCTCCTGCGATTCCTGCCCCGACTCCTCCTGGCAGGTGGACGACTGCCCAGAGAGCTGCTGCGAGCCCCCCTGCTGCGCCCCCAGCTGCTGCCAGCCCAGCTGCTGcgccccagccccctgcctgaCCCTCCTCTGCACCCCAGTGAGCTGTGTGTCCAGACCCTGCTGCCAATCAGTCTGCACCAGCTCCTGCAGCCCCTCCTGCTGCCAGCAGTCTAGCTGCCAGTCTGATTGCTCCAGCTGCTCCCCCTGCCAGCCGTCCTGCTGTGTGTCCCTCTGCTGCAAGCCCGTGTGCTGCAAGCCTGTGTGCTGCAAGCCTGTGTGCTGTGTGCCCATCTGCTCTGaggcttcctcctcctgctgccagcAGTCTAGCTGTGAGCCCTCTTGCTGCTCCTCTTCCCCCTGCCAGCAGTC GTGCTGCAAGCCCATGTGCTGCAAGCCCGTGTGCTGTGTGCCCATCTGCTCTGGagcttcctcctcctgctgccagcAGTCTAGCTGCCAATCTGACTGCTGCagctcctccccctgccagccGTCCTGCTGCGTGCCCATCTGCTGCAAGCCCGTCTGCTGCTACAGACCCTCCTCCTGCGTGTCCCTGCTCTGCCGCCCCGTGTGCAGGCCCGCCTGCTGCGTGCCCGTCTCCTCCTGCTGTGCCTCCTCCtgccagcccagctgctgccaCCCGGCCTCCTGCGTGTCCCTGCTCTGCCGTCCCACCTGCTCCCGCCCGGCCTGCTGTGGTGTCTCCTTGGGCCAGAGGTCCTGCTGCTGA